From a region of the Streptomyces sp. NBC_01454 genome:
- a CDS encoding lipase family protein has translation MTSTAIDQKATGYTVRHALAMARAAALAYQDEAAIDATARTWGFDRVRAHHTRFRPPFPLEDTQAYTLGGHSMIITSFRGTEPAELRDWLSDATTPPWPGPGGKGYVHHGFAEALQAVWPQVRATIDEFRDNGQTVWFTGHSLGGALAMLAGARLHFEEPYVTANGVYTFGQPRTCDRQLSKEFNTAFSDRMYRFVNNNDIVPQLPPEPTFHHVSALRYIDAKGAIHHTMPLLSGMLDHARGLTADALAPASDGVRDHVMDAYLHALEQNQN, from the coding sequence TTGACCAGCACCGCGATCGACCAGAAAGCCACCGGCTACACCGTCCGCCACGCGCTCGCGATGGCACGCGCCGCCGCGCTCGCCTACCAGGACGAGGCGGCCATCGACGCCACCGCCCGGACCTGGGGCTTCGACCGGGTGCGCGCTCACCACACCAGATTCCGGCCGCCGTTCCCGCTGGAGGACACCCAGGCGTACACCCTCGGCGGCCACAGCATGATCATCACCAGCTTCCGCGGGACGGAGCCGGCCGAGCTGCGCGACTGGCTCTCCGACGCCACCACCCCGCCGTGGCCCGGCCCCGGCGGCAAGGGGTACGTCCACCACGGCTTCGCCGAGGCCCTGCAGGCCGTCTGGCCACAGGTCCGCGCCACCATCGACGAGTTCCGCGACAACGGCCAGACGGTGTGGTTCACCGGCCACAGCCTGGGCGGGGCGCTGGCGATGCTGGCGGGCGCCCGGCTGCATTTCGAGGAGCCGTATGTGACGGCCAACGGCGTCTACACCTTCGGCCAGCCGCGCACCTGTGACCGGCAGCTGTCCAAGGAGTTCAACACGGCCTTCTCCGACCGGATGTACCGCTTCGTCAACAACAACGACATCGTGCCGCAGCTGCCCCCCGAGCCCACCTTCCACCACGTCTCCGCGCTGCGCTACATCGACGCCAAGGGCGCCATCCACCACACCATGCCGCTGCTCAGCGGCATGCTCGACCACGCCAGGGGCCTCACCGCCGATGCTCTCGCGCCCGCCTCCGACGGCGTGCGCGACCATGTCATGGACGCCTACCTCCACGCCCTGGAGCAGAACCAGAACTGA
- a CDS encoding VOC family protein, producing MSDHPPPAPAAVQPVIVTPDLDRLRDFYRELAGAEEFTRVPEEGPAFFVGLRIREAELGLVADPSVETGTPTRILLSLAVEDVDALLDRVEPLGGTVLGPANDMPWGQRVAHIRDPDGNAVNLTQQI from the coding sequence ATGTCTGACCACCCGCCGCCCGCCCCCGCCGCCGTCCAGCCGGTGATCGTCACCCCTGACCTCGACCGGCTGCGGGACTTCTACCGTGAGCTGGCCGGCGCCGAGGAGTTCACCCGGGTGCCCGAGGAGGGCCCGGCCTTTTTCGTCGGGCTGCGGATCCGCGAGGCGGAGCTGGGCCTCGTCGCGGACCCGAGCGTGGAGACCGGCACCCCGACCCGCATCCTGCTCAGCCTCGCCGTCGAGGACGTCGACGCCCTTCTGGACCGGGTCGAGCCCCTCGGTGGCACGGTGCTCGGCCCGGCCAATGACATGCCCTGGGGGCAGCGGGTCGCCCACATCCGGGACCCGGACGGCAACGCCGTCAACCTCACCCAGCAGATCTGA
- a CDS encoding serine hydrolase domain-containing protein, whose translation MGTATVNGHCAPGFAGVREAFAQNFHAHGDIGAAVTVTVDGEAVVDLWGGHADAAATRGWERDTLVNVYSTSKGMTALCAHLLVDRGELDLDAPVARYWPEFGQAGKRELPVRWLLSHRAGLIAPRERLSVADAYDWERVCAALAATPPWWEPGTAQGYHAVTFGYLVGEVVRRITGQSLGTFLRSEITGPLGARVFIGTPAEEHTRCADMVGQLDEARLTQQFPGLPKPPFTALSDHPQAAVALALTYVPTGDVNSAAYRSAEIPAGNAHASAHGLATVYGALAGSTLVKPATLEEMRRSQSLPGERDLTIGALAPQGYEHRWGLGYMLNQQGQAGPNPRAFGHGGAGGSYAFADPENRLSYAYTMNKYGGGTTGHDPRNAGLVRAVYQALEPVRS comes from the coding sequence GTGGGAACAGCCACTGTCAACGGCCACTGCGCACCGGGGTTCGCCGGCGTACGGGAAGCCTTCGCACAGAACTTCCACGCGCACGGCGACATCGGCGCGGCGGTCACGGTGACCGTGGACGGCGAGGCGGTGGTCGACCTGTGGGGCGGCCACGCGGACGCGGCCGCCACCCGCGGCTGGGAGCGCGACACCCTCGTCAACGTCTACTCGACGTCCAAGGGGATGACCGCACTGTGCGCCCATCTCCTCGTGGACCGGGGTGAGTTGGACCTCGATGCGCCGGTGGCCCGCTACTGGCCCGAGTTCGGACAGGCCGGCAAGCGGGAGCTGCCCGTGCGCTGGCTGCTCAGCCACCGGGCCGGTCTGATCGCGCCCCGTGAGCGGCTGTCCGTGGCGGACGCCTACGACTGGGAGCGGGTGTGCGCCGCCCTGGCGGCCACCCCGCCCTGGTGGGAGCCGGGCACCGCACAGGGCTATCACGCCGTGACCTTCGGATACCTCGTGGGCGAGGTCGTCCGGCGGATCACCGGGCAGTCGCTCGGCACGTTCCTGCGCAGCGAGATCACCGGGCCGCTGGGCGCGCGGGTGTTCATCGGGACGCCCGCCGAGGAGCACACCCGCTGCGCCGACATGGTCGGGCAGCTGGACGAGGCGCGGCTCACCCAGCAGTTCCCCGGCCTGCCGAAGCCGCCGTTCACGGCGCTCTCCGACCATCCGCAGGCCGCCGTGGCGCTGGCGCTGACGTACGTCCCCACGGGCGACGTCAACAGCGCCGCCTACCGGTCGGCCGAGATCCCCGCGGGCAACGCGCACGCGTCCGCCCACGGGCTGGCGACCGTCTACGGCGCGCTGGCGGGCAGCACCCTCGTCAAGCCCGCCACCCTGGAGGAGATGCGCCGCTCACAGAGCCTGCCGGGTGAACGGGATCTGACCATCGGCGCGCTCGCCCCGCAGGGCTACGAACACCGCTGGGGGCTGGGCTACATGCTCAATCAGCAGGGCCAGGCGGGGCCCAACCCGCGGGCGTTCGGGCACGGCGGCGCGGGCGGCTCGTACGCCTTCGCGGACCCGGAGAACCGGCTGTCGTACGCGTACACCATGAACAAGTACGGCGGTGGCACGACGGGCCACGACCCGCGCAACGCCGGACTGGTCCGGGCCGTGTACCAGGCCCTGGAGCCCGTCCGGAGCTGA
- a CDS encoding MarR family winged helix-turn-helix transcriptional regulator: MGHDAHGAPRAAGVAAPGENLDHDVEEVIAAVLTASRLLVAVSARALGRTAPSLTLPQLRALVVLDSQGPVKLAALAGALGVNPSTAMRMVDRLEAAGSVTRQANPGNRREVVLSLTARGRALVEEVLAGRHAEIAAIVSRLPADARAGLIGSLRALTDAVGEPPVTPRPAPPPESAAP, translated from the coding sequence ATGGGGCACGACGCGCACGGCGCACCGCGGGCGGCCGGGGTGGCCGCGCCCGGCGAGAATCTCGACCATGACGTCGAGGAGGTCATCGCCGCGGTGCTGACCGCCTCCCGGCTGCTGGTGGCGGTCTCCGCCCGGGCGCTCGGCCGGACCGCCCCCTCCCTCACCCTGCCCCAGCTGCGAGCCCTGGTGGTGCTGGACAGTCAGGGGCCGGTCAAGCTGGCCGCGCTGGCCGGTGCGCTGGGCGTCAATCCGTCCACCGCGATGCGGATGGTCGACCGACTGGAGGCGGCCGGCAGCGTCACCCGGCAGGCCAACCCCGGCAACCGCCGCGAGGTCGTGCTGAGCCTGACCGCGCGCGGCCGCGCCCTCGTCGAGGAGGTGCTCGCCGGCCGGCACGCGGAGATCGCCGCGATCGTCTCCCGGCTGCCGGCCGACGCACGCGCCGGGCTGATCGGCTCGCTGCGTGCCCTCACCGACGCGGTCGGTGAACCTCCGGTGACCCCGCGACCGGCCCCGCCGCCGGAGTCGGCCGCGCCCTAG